One window from the genome of Bacillota bacterium encodes:
- a CDS encoding AbrB/MazE/SpoVT family DNA-binding domain-containing protein, whose protein sequence is MKPTGMVRRLDSLGRIVIPKELRMTIGLAERDPVEIYVGDQNTIVLKKYETSCVICNSTDGLTSFKGKLLCARCLAELKELPDNKTETA, encoded by the coding sequence ATGAAACCCACAGGTATGGTACGTCGCCTAGACAGTCTGGGTAGGATCGTTATTCCTAAGGAACTGCGGATGACCATTGGACTGGCAGAACGGGATCCCGTGGAAATCTACGTGGGAGATCAGAACACCATCGTTCTGAAAAAATATGAGACGTCCTGTGTGATCTGTAACAGTACCGATGGCTTGACCAGTTTCAAGGGGAAACTCCTGTGTGCTCGGTGTTTGGCAGAGCTCAAGGAACTGCCTGACAATAAGACAGAAACTGCCTAG
- the tmk gene encoding dTMP kinase — MNLGKLITFEGIDRTGKSTQLELVKDWLTKQDIPVLMTRQPGGTSAGEVIRKLILSGSCSLDPKAELLLMMADRAQHVAEVILPALEQGMVVLCDRFVDSSVAYQGYGMGLDLELIDQLNKWTTQQLIPVLTVLFDRPVDFSFGGERPGDRIESRDRAFQERVRQGFLALYRREPQRIVRVDVVNKSPEEIFAEVRPVIARALGLSDAS, encoded by the coding sequence ATGAATTTGGGAAAACTGATTACCTTCGAAGGAATCGATCGCACCGGAAAGTCCACCCAGTTGGAATTGGTGAAGGATTGGTTGACGAAGCAAGATATTCCGGTCTTGATGACTCGACAGCCGGGGGGGACATCGGCCGGTGAGGTGATCCGGAAGCTAATCCTGTCCGGTAGCTGCTCCCTAGATCCCAAGGCGGAGCTACTTTTGATGATGGCGGACCGGGCCCAGCATGTGGCCGAAGTGATCCTTCCGGCTTTGGAACAGGGCATGGTGGTCCTTTGCGATCGGTTTGTCGATTCTTCGGTGGCCTACCAGGGATATGGAATGGGATTAGATTTGGAGTTGATCGATCAGCTTAACAAGTGGACCACCCAGCAGTTGATCCCTGTGTTGACCGTACTTTTCGATCGACCGGTGGACTTTTCCTTCGGTGGGGAGCGTCCTGGGGATCGTATCGAGAGCAGGGATCGGGCCTTTCAAGAGCGGGTGCGCCAGGGCTTTTTGGCTCTGTACCGGCGAGAACCACAGCGAATTGTGCGTGTTGATGTGGTAAACAAATCCCCGGAAGAGATCTTCGCGGAAGTCCGGCCGGTAATTGCTAGGGCCCTTGGTTTGTCCGATGCATCCTAG
- a CDS encoding stage 0 sporulation family protein — protein sequence MATVVGVRFKKAGKIYYFDPGDLDLVENDLVIVETARGMEAGTVVIGRKEVPEEEISQPLKAVLRKATSEDEQQIRENKQKAKEAFGIGLKKIAEHQLPMKLIDVEYTFDNSKIIFYFTAEGRVDFRELVKDLAAIFRTRIELHQIGVRDEAKMIGGLGPCGRAMCCTTFLGDFEPVSIKMAKEQNLSLNPAKISGICGRLMCCLKFERDLYRETPKGEEDAEQECSCPCSQECTEEIVEDTGEGVVEMESEVEVPEEAEVEVEQEETAPAEEETAKAQKPSKQGKKKRRPKYRKKKKKRPKEKGNGNGNQGQ from the coding sequence ATGGCAACAGTTGTGGGTGTTCGCTTCAAGAAAGCGGGTAAGATATATTATTTCGATCCAGGGGACCTGGATCTGGTGGAAAATGATCTGGTGATCGTGGAGACGGCCCGGGGCATGGAAGCAGGTACCGTGGTTATCGGCCGGAAGGAAGTACCGGAAGAGGAAATCAGTCAACCTCTGAAGGCGGTGCTCCGTAAGGCTACTTCCGAGGACGAACAACAGATACGGGAAAACAAACAGAAAGCAAAGGAGGCCTTCGGCATCGGCCTCAAGAAGATCGCGGAACACCAGCTGCCGATGAAGCTGATCGACGTAGAGTACACCTTTGATAATAGCAAGATCATCTTCTATTTCACTGCCGAAGGACGTGTGGATTTCCGCGAGCTGGTGAAGGATCTTGCGGCGATCTTCCGTACCCGTATTGAGCTGCACCAGATCGGGGTGCGGGATGAGGCCAAGATGATTGGCGGCCTTGGTCCCTGCGGACGGGCCATGTGCTGCACTACTTTCCTGGGGGATTTTGAACCAGTCTCGATCAAGATGGCCAAGGAGCAGAATCTTTCCCTGAATCCCGCGAAGATCTCCGGGATCTGTGGACGACTGATGTGTTGTCTCAAGTTTGAACGGGATCTATATCGGGAGACGCCCAAAGGGGAGGAGGATGCGGAACAGGAATGCAGCTGTCCCTGCTCTCAGGAATGTACCGAGGAGATTGTCGAGGACACTGGTGAGGGAGTAGTGGAAATGGAGTCGGAGGTGGAAGTGCCGGAAGAGGCCGAGGTGGAAGTAGAACAGGAAGAGACGGCCCCTGCGGAGGAAGAAACGGCCAAGGCTCAAAAACCAAGCAAGCAGGGCAAGAAGAAACGGCGTCCTAAGTACAGGAAAAAAAAGAAGAAGCGTCCCAAAGAAAAGGGAAATGGAAATGGAAACCAAGGACAATAA
- a CDS encoding DNA polymerase III subunit delta' — MSGVLDLNQIVGHEMVRQVLQRAIAEGRVANAYLFHGPSGVGKTTTAFAFAKALHCVEGTGTDGCASCQRYDAGVAHPDLIVLDGTEGALKIDQIRRMQEQLNYKAQSGGYKVCIMIGADQITVQAANSALKVLEEPPGQSVIILTGESPSQFLPTILSRCQVLAFQPVAVEVLARHLISLGSSESQAQILARLFEGRVGTAVNALSSDVLDMRNTMLGYLRDVQGHGWAGLYSDSTLWEKERVQGRLALKIMLSWYRDLLLIKTGTRENLVNFDWEGPLEEAAKRYALDDLLQITQAIEGALNYRQGTGYYRIYLDRILSLL, encoded by the coding sequence ATGTCTGGGGTATTAGACCTGAATCAGATCGTCGGGCATGAGATGGTGCGACAGGTTCTGCAGCGGGCCATTGCCGAAGGGCGGGTCGCTAACGCCTATTTGTTCCATGGACCTAGTGGGGTGGGTAAGACTACTACCGCCTTCGCCTTTGCTAAGGCACTGCATTGTGTGGAGGGAACCGGTACCGACGGCTGTGCCAGTTGCCAGCGCTATGACGCGGGAGTGGCCCATCCGGACCTCATTGTCCTGGACGGGACCGAGGGAGCTTTGAAAATCGATCAGATCCGCCGGATGCAAGAACAGCTGAACTATAAAGCCCAGTCCGGTGGGTACAAGGTCTGTATCATGATCGGGGCGGATCAGATAACGGTTCAGGCGGCCAACAGTGCTTTGAAGGTTTTGGAGGAACCCCCGGGGCAAAGCGTGATCATCCTCACCGGGGAAAGCCCTTCCCAGTTTCTACCCACGATCCTATCCCGCTGTCAGGTGTTAGCCTTTCAGCCCGTTGCTGTGGAAGTGTTGGCCCGACATTTGATTAGCCTGGGTAGTAGCGAAAGCCAGGCCCAAATCCTGGCCCGACTTTTCGAAGGACGGGTGGGCACCGCGGTGAACGCGCTATCCAGTGACGTTCTGGATATGCGTAACACTATGCTGGGTTATCTCCGGGATGTGCAGGGACATGGATGGGCGGGTCTGTACAGTGATAGCACCCTCTGGGAGAAGGAACGGGTCCAGGGCCGGTTGGCCTTAAAGATCATGTTATCCTGGTACAGAGACCTGCTTCTGATCAAGACCGGTACCAGGGAGAACCTGGTGAACTTTGACTGGGAAGGTCCTTTGGAGGAAGCGGCCAAGAGATACGCGCTGGACGACTTGTTGCAGATTACCCAAGCCATTGAAGGGGCGTTGAACTATCGGCAGGGTACAGGCTATTACCGGATCTACCTGGACAGGATTTTGTCCCTGCTTTGA
- a CDS encoding TatD family hydrolase — MFVDSHAHVNNDRLLKDEAEVIAQAEAAGVQVIVNVGWDLPSSKRAVEQAEKYPGVYAAVGIHPHDAKTYTEEALAELARLAKHPKVVALGEMGLDYYYDNSPRDQQRFVFKQQLELARKLGLPVIIHNRDAHGDTWEILQRQEVVGGVMHCYSGSVELAKKLLDRGFYLGFAGPITFKNAVKPVEVVNQAPMERILVETDCPYLTPEPHRGKRNEPAFVTYVAQKVAEIKGLEVDEVARITTANAKSLFKIG; from the coding sequence ATGTTTGTGGACAGTCATGCCCATGTGAACAATGATCGTTTGCTTAAAGATGAGGCGGAGGTCATTGCCCAGGCTGAAGCTGCCGGTGTCCAGGTGATAGTGAATGTGGGTTGGGACCTGCCTTCGTCTAAGAGGGCCGTGGAGCAGGCGGAGAAGTATCCAGGGGTCTACGCCGCGGTGGGGATTCATCCCCACGATGCCAAGACCTACACCGAAGAGGCTCTCGCAGAATTGGCGCGCCTGGCAAAGCATCCAAAGGTGGTGGCCTTGGGCGAGATGGGCCTAGATTACTATTACGACAATTCTCCCCGGGATCAGCAACGATTCGTGTTTAAGCAACAGCTGGAACTGGCTCGCAAATTGGGTCTTCCGGTGATCATCCACAACCGGGATGCCCATGGAGATACCTGGGAGATCCTCCAAAGGCAGGAAGTGGTGGGGGGCGTCATGCATTGTTATTCCGGCAGCGTGGAGTTAGCGAAAAAACTGCTGGACAGAGGATTCTATCTGGGGTTTGCTGGCCCCATCACTTTCAAGAATGCGGTCAAACCTGTGGAGGTGGTGAACCAGGCCCCGATGGAGCGGATTTTGGTGGAGACCGATTGCCCCTACCTGACACCAGAGCCCCATCGCGGAAAACGCAATGAACCAGCCTTTGTAACCTACGTTGCCCAAAAAGTGGCGGAAATCAAAGGCTTGGAGGTTGACGAAGTGGCCAGGATCACCACCGCTAACGCTAAGAGCCTATTCAAGATTGGCTAA
- a CDS encoding arginine decarboxylase: MQNLTPYLSGLLAYVRRGIVPFHTPGHKQGRALPSVLAECQEHWAALDLSDVVECPSLDHAEPLVLQAAEKLAAELYGVHSTLFLSNGTSQGIIGMLLAAGFGRRVLLSRNCHISAVRGLILSGATPQWLPVIYDESWGLVVGVDLEVLRNLTPGFEAALIVHPTYHGFVNDFTLLRDFCRAGEVKLLVDEAHGPHFIAHRHLPKSAVTWPEATAVAQSPHKILGAFTGASWLHLVQAWEGLEACVRLVQSTSPSPLLFASLDAARWQLAQEGPSLFGQTLQLAEELREEISRIPGLWCPTPEQLKAKGIVDFDPLKLLIFVDQLGISGIQAKRFLRDRGIEAELADPHSVLFILTPGDDEKTAKTLLRGLACLSRELRGRGAAVPVLHWPSLPPQRLIPREAFFAPGEELDIRSARGRIAATVLAPYPPGIPVLVPGEEITEEIIAYVEQALALEVSFNHDPLRIRVVK, encoded by the coding sequence TTGCAGAACTTGACACCATATCTATCTGGTCTTTTAGCCTATGTAAGGCGGGGGATTGTTCCCTTCCATACACCGGGCCATAAACAAGGGCGGGCACTGCCTAGTGTCTTGGCCGAGTGTCAGGAACACTGGGCCGCGCTGGATCTGTCCGATGTGGTGGAATGTCCAAGCTTGGATCATGCCGAGCCGTTGGTGCTACAGGCGGCGGAGAAACTGGCCGCGGAGCTATATGGGGTCCATTCCACCCTTTTTTTGTCTAATGGGACAAGCCAGGGGATCATCGGGATGCTGTTGGCGGCAGGGTTTGGCCGGAGAGTGCTTCTTTCCCGGAATTGTCACATTTCCGCGGTGCGGGGCTTGATCCTGAGTGGTGCAACTCCCCAATGGCTACCGGTTATTTACGATGAATCCTGGGGCCTGGTGGTGGGGGTAGATTTAGAAGTCCTAAGGAACCTCACACCGGGTTTCGAAGCTGCCCTCATCGTCCATCCCACCTATCATGGTTTTGTGAACGACTTTACATTGCTGCGGGATTTCTGCCGGGCCGGTGAGGTCAAGTTGCTGGTAGACGAGGCCCATGGACCCCACTTCATTGCCCATCGGCATCTGCCAAAATCCGCGGTGACTTGGCCCGAGGCTACTGCCGTGGCCCAAAGCCCCCATAAGATCCTCGGTGCCTTCACCGGTGCATCCTGGTTACATCTGGTCCAGGCCTGGGAGGGCTTGGAAGCATGTGTCCGGCTGGTCCAATCCACCAGCCCCTCACCCTTGTTGTTTGCTTCCTTGGATGCTGCCCGTTGGCAACTGGCCCAGGAAGGCCCCAGTCTTTTCGGACAGACATTACAACTGGCCGAGGAGCTTCGGGAGGAGATCTCCCGGATCCCGGGGCTTTGGTGCCCAACGCCGGAGCAGTTAAAGGCTAAGGGGATCGTTGATTTTGATCCCCTGAAGCTTTTGATCTTCGTGGACCAGTTGGGAATAAGTGGTATCCAGGCGAAAAGGTTCCTCCGGGATCGAGGAATTGAAGCGGAGTTGGCGGATCCCCACAGCGTGCTTTTTATCCTGACCCCCGGGGATGATGAAAAGACCGCCAAGACTTTGCTCCGGGGACTGGCCTGTTTGAGTCGGGAATTGCGGGGGAGGGGGGCCGCGGTTCCCGTACTACACTGGCCTTCCCTGCCTCCCCAACGGTTGATTCCCCGGGAAGCCTTCTTTGCACCTGGAGAAGAGTTGGATATTAGGAGTGCACGGGGGCGGATCGCCGCGACGGTGCTAGCGCCCTATCCGCCCGGTATACCGGTGCTTGTCCCGGGGGAAGAGATTACGGAGGAGATCATTGCCTATGTGGAGCAGGCGTTGGCTTTAGAGGTGAGCTTTAACCATGATCCCTTAAGGATCCGAGTGGTGAAATAG
- the rsmI gene encoding 16S rRNA (cytidine(1402)-2'-O)-methyltransferase: protein METKDNKRTSKGTLYICATPIGNLEDITLRVLRVLQEVDLIACEDTRRTRQLLEHYQIKNARLVSYHEHNEQERTDELIAALEAGQDVALVSDAGTPGIADPGFVVVRKALEVGIRVTSLPGACAAIAALVMSGLTTDRFYFHGFLPRKESKRIRELERMKEQVGTLIFYEAPHRIVACLTDLLQVFGPRPAVLVRELTKLHEEMWTGTLEELLHRTRQQPPKGEIVLLVQGTTTPQPTANHDVLALIQELMKSGVDKKTAVSVTAKITNLPKKEIYNQVVELPPYWTEKD, encoded by the coding sequence ATGGAAACCAAGGACAATAAACGGACATCAAAAGGAACCTTATATATCTGCGCTACGCCCATCGGCAATCTGGAGGACATTACCCTGCGGGTCTTGCGGGTATTGCAAGAAGTGGACCTAATTGCCTGCGAGGATACCAGGCGTACCCGGCAGCTTCTGGAGCATTATCAGATCAAGAACGCCCGGTTGGTGAGTTATCACGAGCATAATGAACAGGAGCGGACCGATGAGCTGATCGCGGCTTTGGAAGCAGGACAAGATGTGGCTTTGGTATCCGACGCAGGCACCCCTGGCATAGCAGATCCTGGGTTCGTGGTGGTTCGGAAAGCGCTCGAGGTGGGGATTCGGGTGACTTCTCTGCCGGGGGCCTGCGCAGCCATTGCGGCCTTGGTGATGAGTGGCTTAACCACCGATCGATTCTATTTCCATGGTTTTCTACCGCGAAAAGAAAGCAAGCGCATCCGCGAACTGGAAAGGATGAAGGAACAGGTAGGTACCCTCATTTTCTACGAGGCTCCTCATCGCATCGTTGCCTGTCTGACAGATTTGCTCCAAGTCTTTGGGCCTAGACCCGCGGTGTTGGTCCGCGAGTTGACAAAGCTCCACGAGGAAATGTGGACCGGTACCCTGGAAGAACTTCTCCACCGCACCAGACAGCAGCCACCTAAGGGGGAGATTGTCCTCTTGGTGCAGGGCACAACAACTCCCCAGCCAACTGCTAATCATGACGTCCTGGCCCTGATCCAGGAGCTGATGAAATCAGGTGTAGACAAGAAAACCGCTGTTTCGGTTACCGCGAAGATAACCAATCTCCCCAAAAAGGAAATCTACAATCAAGTAGTGGAACTTCCCCCTTATTGGACGGAGAAAGACTAG
- a CDS encoding galactokinase, whose amino-acid sequence MQRLIEAYHQRFGQADELFHARGPGRVNLIGEHTDYNDGFVLPIAIDRALNIVGARRPDREVHVYSLDFNRSTRFPLDDIQHSKRETWSNYIRGVLLYLQEQYKLPGMNMVISGNIPRGAGLSSSAGFEVATAMFAEAVAGFSMDPVEMVKLCQRAENEFVGVACGIMDQFISRLGEKDHALFLDCRSLEYELVPMIMDDHAFVVVNSGVKRGLVDSEYNRRRAECEEGVEVLRTVLPGIQKLRDVSVEDFEKHRDLLSPTVAKRCEHVVKENQRVLDTVEAFKNNDLAKAGQLMNESHASLRDLYEVSCRELDILTEIALDTDGVLGSRMTGAGFGGCTITLVAREQVEELCSRIEREYPARTQLEPEIYIVTAADGASSRKL is encoded by the coding sequence ATGCAACGTCTTATTGAAGCCTATCATCAGCGTTTTGGCCAGGCCGATGAGCTTTTCCATGCCCGGGGGCCCGGACGCGTAAACCTGATTGGAGAACACACAGACTACAACGATGGTTTCGTATTACCCATCGCCATCGACAGAGCCTTGAACATAGTGGGGGCAAGGCGTCCGGACCGGGAAGTCCACGTCTACTCCCTAGATTTCAACCGCAGCACCCGCTTCCCCCTGGATGACATCCAGCATTCTAAGCGGGAGACTTGGAGCAATTACATCCGGGGAGTACTGCTGTATTTGCAGGAACAATATAAACTGCCTGGCATGAACATGGTCATCTCCGGCAACATCCCCCGGGGAGCCGGGCTTTCCTCCTCCGCGGGGTTCGAAGTAGCGACAGCCATGTTTGCCGAAGCGGTGGCGGGGTTTTCCATGGATCCAGTGGAAATGGTGAAACTCTGCCAACGGGCGGAGAACGAATTCGTGGGTGTGGCCTGCGGTATCATGGATCAATTCATCTCCCGGTTAGGTGAGAAGGATCATGCTCTGTTCTTGGACTGCCGGTCCTTGGAGTATGAGTTGGTCCCCATGATCATGGATGACCATGCCTTTGTCGTGGTCAACTCCGGCGTTAAAAGGGGCTTAGTAGATTCAGAATACAATCGGCGCCGGGCCGAATGTGAAGAGGGCGTGGAGGTACTACGCACCGTCCTCCCCGGGATCCAAAAACTGCGGGATGTCTCTGTGGAGGATTTCGAAAAGCACCGTGATCTCCTATCTCCCACCGTGGCCAAGCGGTGTGAACATGTGGTAAAAGAGAACCAGCGGGTACTAGACACGGTGGAAGCTTTCAAGAACAATGATCTGGCGAAGGCAGGCCAGCTCATGAACGAATCCCATGCCAGCCTCAGAGACCTTTACGAAGTGAGCTGCCGGGAACTGGACATCCTCACCGAGATTGCCCTGGACACTGACGGAGTCCTGGGTTCCCGAATGACCGGTGCTGGTTTCGGGGGCTGCACCATTACTTTGGTAGCCCGAGAGCAAGTGGAAGAACTCTGTTCGAGAATCGAAAGGGAGTATCCCGCCCGGACCCAACTGGAACCGGAAATCTACATCGTCACTGCCGCCGATGGTGCCTCCAGCCGCAAACTGTAA
- the galT gene encoding galactose-1-phosphate uridylyltransferase encodes MSELRWDPIQREWVITATHRQDRTYKPPRDFCPLCPTEPGGYPTEVPENYEIVVFQNKFPSLQPNPPEPAVEGTALHPVDLAKGVCEVVLYSSEHDSSLTEMSVEHITNLIKVWTDRYEELGSREEIKYVFIFENKGDAIGVTLQHPHGQIYAFPFIPPKVGRELNSSKEYMEETGKCLHCDVLGEELADGRRIVAENQDFVAFIPFTARYPYEIHIYARDHRRSLLEFNEEEQRSLARILKLVISKYDNLFSFSLPYMMIMHQAPTDGQENNHAHFHIEFYPPNRTETKLKYLAGCESGAGTFINDTLPEQSAERLRNTPPASFEEID; translated from the coding sequence GTGTCTGAGCTACGTTGGGATCCAATTCAGAGGGAATGGGTGATTACCGCCACCCATCGACAGGACCGCACATACAAACCCCCCCGGGATTTTTGTCCCCTTTGTCCCACGGAACCAGGGGGCTATCCCACGGAGGTACCTGAAAACTACGAGATCGTGGTCTTCCAGAACAAATTCCCCTCCCTGCAACCGAACCCTCCTGAACCTGCGGTGGAAGGAACCGCCCTCCACCCGGTGGATCTGGCCAAAGGCGTCTGCGAAGTGGTTCTGTATAGCTCTGAACATGACTCTTCGTTAACGGAAATGTCCGTGGAGCATATCACCAATCTCATTAAGGTCTGGACCGACCGTTATGAGGAGCTGGGCAGCCGCGAGGAGATCAAATATGTGTTCATCTTTGAGAATAAAGGCGACGCCATTGGTGTCACCCTGCAACATCCCCATGGGCAGATCTATGCCTTCCCCTTCATCCCACCCAAAGTGGGGCGCGAGCTGAACTCATCCAAGGAATACATGGAAGAAACAGGTAAGTGTCTGCACTGTGACGTTCTGGGAGAAGAACTGGCGGACGGACGACGGATCGTCGCCGAGAACCAAGACTTTGTGGCCTTTATCCCCTTTACGGCCCGTTACCCCTATGAGATACACATCTATGCCCGGGACCATCGCCGCTCCCTGTTGGAGTTCAACGAAGAGGAGCAAAGATCCCTGGCCCGCATCCTAAAGCTGGTGATCTCCAAGTATGACAATCTCTTTAGCTTTTCCTTGCCATACATGATGATCATGCATCAGGCACCCACCGACGGGCAAGAAAACAACCATGCCCATTTCCATATTGAGTTCTACCCGCCCAACCGCACGGAGACAAAGCTGAAATATCTGGCGGGGTGCGAATCCGGTGCAGGAACTTTCATCAACGATACGTTGCCGGAACAATCCGCAGAACGGTTGCGGAACACGCCACCCGCATCCTTCGAGGAAATAGACTAG
- the metG gene encoding methionine--tRNA ligase, whose product MSKDTYYITTPIYYPSDRLHIGHAYTTVIADALARYHRFLGKKVLFITGSDDHGQKIEKIAASRGVTPKEYVDGIVATFRQLWTRLNISYDDFIRTTDERHQRVVQEVFQRIYDRGDIYKGYYEGWYCTPCEAFWLESKLEDHKCPDCGRPVELLREEAYYFRISKYADRLLAYIEENPDFIQPASRKNEMVQFIKSGLEDLCVTRTGFSWGVPVPMAPGHVIYVWFDALTNYLTGCGYLQDEELFKTFWPADLHLVGKEITRFHTIIWPIILMALDLELPRQVFGHGWLLLDSDKMSKSKGNVVDPNELIDEFGADAIRYFLLREISFGSDGNFSVEALIQRINADLANDLGNLLHRSLSMIKKYFDGVIPTPGPEEELDRDLRTMAERTCQTVDRHLEQLEINEALEAIWAFIGRTNKYVDESAPWNVAKAEDRERLARIMYNLGEALRLIAQLVWPFIPTTAERMLQQLGVKEEFSVKHRQWGGLKPETATNPAEPLFPRIDIKEREAALAAKEASKAETEASKPEEEFISIEDFQKVKLRVGKVIQAGPHPNADRLLVLKVDLGDEVRQVVAGIAQHYAPEDLVGKRVVVVANLKPSKLRGEISEGMVLAAVDGKDLGLITVDKDLPAGSIVR is encoded by the coding sequence ATGAGCAAGGATACTTACTATATAACTACTCCCATTTATTATCCTAGTGATCGATTGCATATCGGACACGCCTATACGACGGTCATCGCGGACGCCCTGGCACGGTACCATCGTTTTCTAGGTAAGAAGGTGCTGTTTATTACCGGCTCTGATGATCACGGGCAGAAGATCGAGAAGATTGCTGCCAGTCGCGGGGTCACCCCCAAGGAGTATGTGGACGGGATCGTGGCCACCTTTAGGCAGCTTTGGACGCGATTGAATATTTCTTACGACGATTTCATTCGTACTACCGATGAGCGGCATCAGCGGGTGGTGCAGGAGGTCTTCCAGCGGATCTACGACCGGGGTGACATCTACAAAGGCTACTACGAAGGGTGGTACTGTACCCCCTGTGAAGCCTTTTGGTTGGAAAGCAAATTGGAGGATCACAAATGTCCTGACTGTGGGCGACCGGTGGAGCTGCTGAGAGAAGAGGCCTATTATTTCCGTATCTCCAAGTATGCTGATCGTCTGCTCGCATACATCGAGGAAAACCCCGATTTTATCCAGCCCGCAAGCCGGAAGAACGAGATGGTGCAGTTTATCAAAAGCGGACTGGAAGATCTTTGTGTCACCAGGACCGGATTTAGCTGGGGGGTACCAGTCCCCATGGCACCGGGCCACGTTATTTACGTATGGTTTGATGCGCTGACCAACTATCTTACCGGTTGTGGTTATCTGCAGGATGAAGAACTGTTTAAGACCTTCTGGCCTGCTGATTTACACCTGGTGGGTAAAGAGATCACCCGTTTCCACACTATCATCTGGCCCATCATCCTCATGGCCCTGGACCTGGAACTTCCCAGGCAGGTCTTCGGTCACGGTTGGCTGCTTCTGGATAGTGATAAGATGTCGAAATCCAAGGGCAACGTGGTAGATCCCAATGAGCTCATTGATGAGTTCGGGGCCGATGCCATCCGGTACTTCCTTCTGCGGGAGATCTCCTTCGGCAGCGACGGGAACTTCTCCGTAGAGGCCTTGATCCAGAGGATCAATGCGGATTTGGCTAACGATTTGGGGAATTTACTCCATCGTAGTCTTAGTATGATCAAAAAATACTTCGACGGGGTTATTCCCACACCGGGTCCGGAGGAGGAGCTGGATCGTGATCTGCGCACCATGGCGGAGCGGACCTGCCAGACGGTGGACAGGCATCTGGAACAGCTGGAGATCAATGAGGCCTTGGAGGCGATCTGGGCCTTCATTGGCCGGACGAACAAGTATGTGGATGAAAGTGCGCCATGGAATGTGGCCAAGGCAGAGGATAGGGAGCGCCTGGCCCGCATCATGTATAACCTAGGCGAAGCTTTGAGGCTCATCGCACAATTGGTGTGGCCCTTCATTCCCACTACGGCGGAACGCATGCTGCAACAACTAGGGGTGAAAGAAGAGTTCAGCGTTAAGCACCGGCAGTGGGGTGGTTTGAAACCCGAGACTGCCACCAACCCGGCCGAACCCCTCTTCCCTCGGATCGATATTAAGGAACGGGAAGCGGCCTTAGCAGCTAAAGAGGCCAGTAAAGCCGAAACCGAAGCCTCTAAGCCGGAAGAGGAGTTCATTTCCATCGAGGACTTCCAGAAGGTGAAGCTGCGGGTGGGGAAAGTGATCCAGGCCGGGCCCCATCCCAACGCGGACAGACTCTTGGTTCTAAAGGTGGACCTGGGCGATGAGGTGCGGCAGGTTGTGGCGGGGATCGCCCAGCATTATGCCCCTGAGGACTTGGTCGGCAAGCGTGTCGTGGTGGTGGCCAATCTCAAGCCAAGCAAACTGCGCGGAGAGATTTCCGAGGGAATGGTGTTGGCCGCTGTGGATGGCAAGGATCTCGGCCTGATCACCGTGGATAAAGACCTCCCCGCCGGAAGTATTGTGCGGTAA
- a CDS encoding sigma-G inhibitor, Gin, producing the protein MDGLAKDACLICREEPKTGVTFCNTTLCSACERLILQISPGDPGYERIVEQIKEFWVRNPAYISLA; encoded by the coding sequence ATGGATGGCCTAGCAAAGGATGCTTGTCTGATTTGTCGGGAGGAGCCCAAGACAGGGGTAACATTCTGCAATACCACCCTTTGTAGCGCCTGTGAACGGCTGATCCTGCAGATTTCCCCGGGGGATCCCGGGTATGAACGGATAGTGGAGCAAATCAAGGAGTTTTGGGTGCGGAATCCAGCCTATATCAGCTTGGCTTAG